A DNA window from Candidatus Latescibacterota bacterium contains the following coding sequences:
- a CDS encoding PAS domain S-box protein: MQRFPVWIKLTFLTVMILILSFGLLFYRNQEGYRRTQIEEELASIASLKADGIAVWRQERVADGATLTEDLFLFREIVQWFTTKDPIITGEIKVVFQSLMKHYRYYEIIILSADGEVQLSFTGINGSVHPEILVAAEKAFASRAPEISELHVSVDISVPHISVVTPLFSGSDPVGSVVMVSDASSFLYPLIQSWPTPTRTAETLLIRTDGDSVKFLNELRHTKNTALKLRIPLTRTDVPAVMAAQGRQGVVEGLDYRGVDVIAVILPVPDSPWFIVSKIDKAEALSSWRFQSILILSIIFGLVILVAVGLLFLWQRGRKMHYRDLYNAEAKRLTSEARYGITIKGIGDAVISTDAEGLVEILNPIAEELTGWNIADAKGRPLQEVFRTISEGTREVLDNPADRVLREGGIMGLANSTILIARDGTERSIADSRAPIIDEKGELIGMVLVFRDQTEERKTREALLDGEARAMDTSQKLTAIVEHTPMMLVYLDADFNFKWVNKAYADTCRFEPSWFPGKNHFEMYPHEENKAIFQHVVDTGESFSVLAKQFEFPDQPERGVTFWDWDLVPVMDLSEKVVGLVFSLVEVTDRIAAEKNYRMLFREMLDGFALHEIILDEEGIPVDYRFLDINPAFERLTGLKASEIKGKTVLEVMPETEKFWIDIYGKVVLSGEPAFFKNYAQVLDRHFEVTAFCTAPLRFVTIFKDVTDRVKGEKTREKLQVQLAHSQKMESVGKLAGGVAHDFNNMLGVILGHTELAMKQADESGLLYEDLTEIYRAAERSADLTRQLLAYASKQTVSPKILDLNETVEGMLKMLERLIGENIDLAWLPGKGLWPIKMDPGQIDQVLANLCINACDAIPDVGKVTIETLNVSLDDKYCADHHEFIPGDYVMLGVSDDGQGMDGDILEHVFEPFFTTKNVGSGTGLGLSTVYGIVKQNCGFINVYSEPGEGSTFKIYLSRCKEEMSRDAAQKDVRMSESNGETILLVEDEESILKLGKKMLNVLGYEVLTANSPVEAIRIAENHSGEINLMITDVVMPNMNGRALATRMGDIIPGLQCLYMSGYTANVIARKGILDEGVHFLQKPFSIKELAEKVQDAIKKQ, translated from the coding sequence ATGCAAAGATTTCCAGTTTGGATAAAATTAACTTTTCTCACAGTCATGATTCTGATCCTGTCTTTCGGTTTATTGTTCTACAGGAACCAGGAGGGGTACCGCAGAACGCAGATCGAAGAGGAACTTGCCAGCATCGCCAGTCTTAAAGCAGATGGAATAGCGGTATGGAGACAAGAGAGAGTCGCCGATGGAGCGACACTCACTGAAGACCTCTTTTTATTCCGTGAGATCGTTCAGTGGTTTACGACCAAGGATCCTATAATTACCGGAGAGATCAAGGTTGTGTTCCAGTCGTTGATGAAGCATTACCGATATTATGAAATAATTATCCTGTCGGCTGATGGTGAGGTACAGCTCAGTTTTACTGGCATCAATGGAAGTGTCCATCCCGAGATATTAGTGGCTGCGGAAAAGGCATTCGCCAGCCGTGCACCCGAGATCTCCGAGCTTCATGTCAGTGTGGATATATCAGTGCCCCATATAAGTGTGGTGACTCCTTTGTTTTCCGGCTCCGATCCTGTGGGATCTGTTGTGATGGTAAGCGATGCCAGCAGTTTTCTCTATCCGCTGATCCAGTCGTGGCCGACTCCCACAAGGACGGCCGAGACATTGTTGATACGCACTGATGGCGATTCGGTAAAATTTTTAAATGAGCTGCGTCATACGAAGAATACCGCATTGAAATTGCGGATTCCTCTTACCCGGACAGATGTTCCCGCGGTAATGGCGGCACAGGGCAGGCAGGGAGTCGTCGAGGGTCTTGATTACCGCGGAGTAGATGTTATTGCCGTGATCCTGCCTGTGCCTGATTCGCCATGGTTCATCGTTTCGAAGATCGACAAGGCTGAAGCCCTTTCGTCCTGGCGGTTCCAGTCGATACTTATTCTCAGCATTATCTTCGGCCTCGTCATCCTTGTCGCTGTAGGGTTGCTATTTCTCTGGCAACGTGGCAGAAAGATGCATTACCGGGATCTTTATAATGCCGAGGCCAAACGATTGACCAGTGAAGCAAGGTATGGCATCACCATAAAAGGAATCGGTGACGCGGTGATTTCCACGGATGCGGAGGGACTGGTAGAGATACTCAACCCGATCGCTGAAGAGTTGACGGGTTGGAATATAGCTGACGCGAAAGGGCGTCCCCTTCAGGAAGTCTTCAGGACCATCAGCGAAGGGACCCGGGAAGTACTGGATAATCCCGCGGACCGTGTCCTTCGTGAGGGCGGGATAATGGGGCTCGCGAACAGTACCATACTTATCGCCAGGGATGGAACGGAAAGGTCTATCGCCGACAGCAGAGCCCCGATCATCGATGAGAAGGGTGAGCTTATAGGTATGGTCCTGGTATTCCGAGATCAGACAGAGGAGCGGAAAACGCGAGAGGCCCTTCTCGACGGCGAGGCAAGGGCCATGGATACCAGCCAGAAACTCACCGCGATAGTGGAACATACGCCGATGATGCTTGTTTATCTTGATGCGGATTTTAATTTCAAATGGGTGAACAAAGCCTATGCAGATACATGCAGGTTCGAACCATCCTGGTTCCCCGGAAAAAATCATTTTGAGATGTATCCCCATGAGGAGAACAAAGCCATCTTCCAGCATGTCGTCGATACGGGAGAATCTTTCTCAGTGCTGGCAAAGCAGTTCGAGTTTCCCGATCAACCCGAAAGAGGTGTCACATTCTGGGACTGGGATCTTGTGCCGGTAATGGATCTTTCTGAGAAAGTTGTCGGGCTGGTTTTTTCCCTTGTCGAAGTCACTGATAGAATAGCAGCAGAGAAAAATTATCGAATGCTTTTTCGCGAGATGCTCGATGGATTCGCCCTGCACGAGATCATCCTCGATGAAGAAGGAATTCCCGTCGATTATCGTTTTCTGGACATTAATCCTGCTTTTGAGCGCCTCACAGGGCTTAAAGCGTCGGAGATCAAAGGAAAGACTGTCCTTGAGGTCATGCCCGAGACCGAAAAATTCTGGATAGACATTTATGGCAAAGTGGTCCTGTCCGGTGAACCGGCATTTTTTAAAAACTACGCGCAGGTATTGGACAGGCATTTCGAAGTGACGGCTTTCTGTACAGCTCCCCTCAGATTTGTCACCATATTCAAGGATGTTACAGATAGGGTAAAGGGCGAAAAAACCAGAGAGAAACTGCAGGTGCAGCTTGCGCACTCTCAGAAGATGGAGTCTGTCGGAAAGCTTGCTGGTGGCGTAGCCCACGATTTCAATAACATGCTCGGAGTGATCCTGGGACATACTGAGCTTGCCATGAAGCAGGCCGACGAGTCGGGACTTCTCTACGAGGATCTGACAGAGATCTATCGAGCAGCGGAACGCTCGGCCGATCTTACCCGCCAGCTGCTGGCTTATGCCAGTAAGCAGACAGTCTCCCCGAAGATCCTCGATCTCAATGAAACGGTTGAGGGCATGCTGAAGATGCTGGAGCGGCTCATCGGTGAAAACATCGATCTCGCCTGGCTTCCGGGCAAAGGACTCTGGCCAATAAAGATGGACCCCGGCCAGATAGACCAGGTGCTGGCTAACCTCTGTATTAACGCCTGTGATGCCATCCCGGATGTCGGCAAGGTGACAATCGAGACTTTGAACGTCAGCCTCGACGATAAGTATTGCGCGGATCATCATGAATTCATTCCCGGTGATTATGTGATGCTGGGGGTCAGTGATGACGGCCAGGGGATGGATGGGGACATACTTGAACATGTGTTCGAACCGTTTTTTACTACGAAGAATGTAGGTTCAGGTACAGGCCTTGGCCTTTCGACAGTGTACGGTATAGTCAAGCAGAACTGCGGCTTTATCAACGTCTACAGCGAGCCGGGCGAGGGGAGCACTTTCAAGATATACCTCTCACGGTGTAAGGAAGAGATGAGCAGGGACGCCGCTCAAAAGGATGTCAGAATGTCTGAGAGCAATGGAGAGACTATCCTGCTTGTCGAGGATGAAGAGTCGATACTCAAACTTGGGAAAAAGATGTTGAATGTTCTAGGGTATGAGGTGCTTACGGCTAATTCTCCCGTAGAGGCGATCAGGATCGCCGAGAACCATTCTGGCGAAATAAACCTGATGATAACGGATGTAGTGATGCCGAATATGAACGGGCGTGCCCTGGCCACCCGTATGGGCGATATCATTCCCGGGCTGCAATGCTTGTATATGTCGGGTTATACGGCCAATGTCATAGCTCGTAAGGGGATCCTCGATGAGGGAGTCCACTTCCTGCAGAAGCCATTTTCGATCAAGGAACTAGCCGAAAAGGTCCAGGACGCAATTAAGAAACAATAA
- a CDS encoding zf-HC2 domain-containing protein, with protein sequence MDCMEYRKSASRVLDGEADAAEEKQLMLHLDGCEDCRLFHESLQVVSAMHRELVETTPPSGILEIVLETTRGRDRIPGWWKIGISAAAAVVILLGVRIGDYISSSYSDASSPDQAEVFEMDYLEAFPPGSLGERLMITMEGDADV encoded by the coding sequence ATGGATTGCATGGAGTATCGTAAATCAGCATCGAGAGTACTCGACGGAGAGGCGGATGCCGCAGAGGAGAAGCAGCTCATGCTTCACCTCGACGGATGCGAAGACTGTCGGCTTTTCCACGAGTCACTCCAGGTTGTCTCCGCCATGCATCGTGAACTCGTCGAGACCACACCACCGTCTGGCATCCTGGAAATCGTACTTGAAACTACCAGGGGCAGGGACCGCATTCCAGGCTGGTGGAAGATCGGGATCTCGGCTGCAGCAGCCGTTGTCATACTGCTTGGCGTCAGGATCGGGGATTATATATCGTCGAGTTACAGTGATGCCTCCAGTCCGGACCAGGCCGAAGTATTCGAGATGGACTATCTCGAAGCATTCCCGCCCGGCTCTCTTGGAGAACGTCTGATGATCACGATGGAAGGAGATGCCGATGTCTAG
- a CDS encoding CGGC domain-containing protein: MSAESRKIGIIICDRYRTCAGGKCLRSMREREGAFARYKDLEVELVGYTSCDGCPGGNVEYAVEEMKKNGAEVIHLATGLIVGYPPCPSVKYFKEFIEAKYGLDVVYGTHPIPEKYLTTHSELGTWKGERWKEVLQDTMCDEAMRKDYN, translated from the coding sequence ATGAGTGCGGAATCGAGAAAGATCGGAATAATCATCTGCGATCGTTACAGGACGTGCGCGGGGGGCAAGTGTCTCAGGTCGATGAGGGAGCGGGAAGGGGCATTCGCCAGGTATAAGGATTTAGAAGTAGAGCTGGTAGGATATACGAGCTGCGACGGCTGTCCCGGCGGCAATGTGGAATACGCGGTCGAGGAGATGAAGAAGAACGGAGCCGAAGTCATCCATCTCGCCACGGGCCTGATAGTCGGCTATCCTCCATGCCCCAGTGTGAAGTATTTCAAGGAATTCATTGAAGCAAAGTATGGCCTGGATGTGGTATACGGGACGCATCCTATCCCCGAGAAGTATCTGACGACACATTCAGAGCTCGGAACATGGAAAGGCGAGAGATGGAAAGAAGTGCTTCAGGATACGATGTGCGATGAGGCGATGAGGAAGGATTACAACTGA
- the carA gene encoding glutamine-hydrolyzing carbamoyl-phosphate synthase small subunit produces MRKLSKKSKLILEDGSVFEGVPFGALACAAGEVVFNTGMTGYPETLTDPSYRGQLLALTYPLIGNYGVPAERREDFLSVFFESEKIQVSALVVSQYIDEHSHWNSVESLSHWMQREGVPGIAGIDTRALTRKLRESGTMKGKIVSGSRDIDFSDPNTRNLAAEVSTSEPVIYERGERRIVLVDCGVKNNIIRAFLHRDITVIRVPWDHDFNEVEADGVVLSNGPGDPKSCGATIEHTRMAMRSGRPILGVCLGSQIMALASGAETYKLRYGHRSQNQPCVESGTKRCYITSQNHGYAVDSKTLPNDWREWFYNSNDGTNEGIIHISKPFFGAQFHPEASPGPDDSEFIFDMFVRAIG; encoded by the coding sequence TTGCGCAAACTCAGTAAAAAATCGAAGCTGATCCTGGAGGACGGATCGGTATTCGAAGGTGTACCGTTCGGCGCGCTCGCCTGTGCGGCGGGAGAGGTGGTGTTCAACACCGGGATGACCGGATATCCGGAGACTCTCACCGATCCTTCATACCGGGGGCAATTACTTGCCCTCACATACCCGTTGATCGGGAATTATGGTGTACCTGCCGAACGGAGAGAAGATTTTCTCTCCGTTTTTTTTGAGTCCGAAAAAATACAGGTATCGGCCCTCGTCGTTTCCCAGTATATCGATGAACACTCTCACTGGAACTCGGTGGAGTCTCTGTCGCACTGGATGCAGAGAGAAGGGGTGCCCGGTATTGCCGGAATTGATACACGTGCCCTGACGAGGAAGCTGCGCGAATCGGGTACGATGAAAGGAAAGATCGTTTCGGGCAGCCGTGATATCGATTTTTCCGACCCGAATACGAGAAACCTGGCCGCGGAGGTCAGTACGAGCGAGCCTGTGATCTATGAGAGAGGGGAGAGGAGGATCGTCCTGGTCGACTGCGGTGTAAAGAACAATATCATCAGAGCCTTCCTTCACAGGGATATCACGGTCATAAGGGTACCGTGGGACCACGACTTCAACGAAGTGGAAGCGGATGGGGTAGTGCTGTCCAACGGCCCCGGCGATCCGAAGAGCTGCGGCGCTACGATCGAACACACGAGAATGGCAATGAGGTCGGGGCGGCCCATCCTCGGGGTCTGTCTTGGCTCCCAGATAATGGCGCTGGCCAGCGGTGCTGAGACATACAAGTTGAGGTATGGCCACAGGTCGCAGAACCAGCCCTGCGTAGAGTCGGGCACGAAACGCTGCTATATAACTTCGCAGAATCACGGCTACGCAGTCGATTCGAAGACCCTGCCGAACGACTGGCGCGAATGGTTCTACAACAGCAACGACGGGACGAACGAGGGGATCATACATATATCGAAGCCGTTCTTCGGCGCTCAATTCCATCCGGAAGCCTCTCCAGGCCCGGACGATTCCGAATTTATATTCGACATGTTTGTGAGGGCGATAGGATGA
- a CDS encoding PaaI family thioesterase has protein sequence MEDKAFQDYYPDDVSHCYGCGCLNKQGLQLKSRWDGDETVAFFTPRPEHTAIPGYVYGGLIASLIDCHGTGTAAAAAYRREGREMSSEPSLRYVTASLKVDYLRPTPMGVALEIRGTVEEITDKKVVVIETLSANGRICVTGKVVAVKMPENMIGS, from the coding sequence TTGGAAGACAAAGCTTTTCAGGACTACTATCCGGACGATGTCAGCCATTGTTACGGTTGCGGCTGCCTTAACAAGCAGGGACTGCAACTTAAAAGCCGCTGGGATGGAGATGAGACTGTAGCTTTCTTTACGCCACGGCCCGAGCACACGGCTATCCCCGGGTATGTCTATGGTGGACTGATCGCTTCGCTGATAGACTGCCATGGTACGGGCACGGCCGCTGCGGCAGCCTATCGCCGGGAAGGCCGGGAGATGTCGTCGGAACCTTCGCTTCGATATGTGACAGCTTCGTTGAAGGTAGATTACCTGCGGCCGACTCCGATGGGGGTCGCTCTGGAGATACGCGGTACGGTAGAGGAGATCACTGATAAAAAAGTGGTCGTTATTGAGACCCTTTCAGCAAATGGCAGGATCTGTGTGACAGGAAAGGTCGTAGCCGTAAAAATGCCTGAAAATATGATTGGAAGTTGA
- a CDS encoding sigma-70 family RNA polymerase sigma factor: protein MLRIVKGDRQAFRVLVFRYQGTMYNFFLRSGCIAEDAEDLTQRLFIKLFSASYKTRDSATFRTFLYRMATNILIDHTRRLGSDRLIFDGELSEGLKDPISPGKNLPDRDMEAAQLEERYYKALDDLPREWKIVMELRVSGELTYREIAESTGLSVPAVESILFRARERLGRELKEFRKDI, encoded by the coding sequence ATGCTGAGAATCGTAAAGGGCGACAGGCAGGCTTTCAGAGTACTGGTCTTTCGATACCAGGGGACGATGTACAACTTCTTTCTGAGATCCGGATGCATCGCTGAAGACGCGGAAGATCTCACTCAGCGACTTTTCATCAAACTGTTCAGCGCATCATATAAAACTCGAGACAGCGCGACTTTCAGGACATTCCTCTACAGGATGGCTACGAATATCCTGATCGACCACACTCGCAGACTCGGGTCTGACAGACTTATATTCGATGGCGAACTTTCCGAAGGCCTGAAGGACCCGATATCGCCCGGGAAAAATCTTCCGGACCGGGACATGGAAGCGGCCCAGCTCGAGGAAAGATACTATAAGGCACTCGACGACCTCCCGCGAGAGTGGAAGATCGTCATGGAACTGAGAGTAAGCGGAGAACTCACATACAGGGAGATAGCAGAGAGTACGGGACTCAGCGTACCGGCGGTCGAATCGATCCTTTTCAGAGCCAGAGAGAGACTCGGCAGGGAATTGAAAGAATTCAGGAAAGACATATGA
- a CDS encoding carbohydrate binding family 9 domain-containing protein, which yields MRSHPLSFLSAVSLFIVIIFHASSVFADDVAGTMDNHIVPKVSGQISVDALLDESFWNYALILELKYEVQPGENIPAPVRTEVLLAYSESHLYAAFRAYDPDPSSIRARLCDRDDIGGEDWVGLVLDTFNDERRAFDFLVNPLGVQADMIECSDCGSDNFDAIWESSGRITQWGYVVEIAIPFSSLRFQRTDGDQVWGFDAVRSYPRSARHHIGLFARDRGNNCYFCQTLKIKGFAGASPGRNIEIAPTFSALYSQEREGYTSGDFREKDKSYDPGLTARWSMTPNMALQGTVNPDFSQVEADAAQLDINRNFAIHYPEKRPFFMEGAELFSTRMNAVYSRTLADPDWGIKLTGKEGGNAVGFYSVRDARTNFLFPGSQGSMSSSLDMESYGTVLRYKRDIFESSNIGLLATDREGEGYYNRVVGVDGLIKLTKTDQIRFQVIASETDYPDSLAAEFGQQTEPFRGSGALAIYAHETENLDLFGYYFEKAKDLRLDSGFEPKTNIRHFEGGGGYKWYGESDNWYTLLHAGSSYELEEEIDGSKIFELWNIYGDYAGPLQSEISLWSHVYADFVYRGEHFSYKHYHLFTSMRPTGSLRVYFNHTWGDIVDYANARQARTLQLEPGFEYRFGRHLNLGYDHTWERLSVLNGQRLYTANVGRFRLKYQFDRRTFLRINLQYVRYDRNTGLYLEKVDSKEDNLFSQILFSYKINPQTVFYLGYSDNYYGFTGSGADPVAVDLTQTDRTFFVKFGYAWIL from the coding sequence ATGAGATCACATCCCCTATCGTTTCTTTCTGCGGTATCCTTATTCATCGTGATTATTTTCCATGCGTCATCAGTCTTCGCGGATGATGTAGCCGGAACTATGGATAATCATATCGTTCCGAAAGTCTCCGGACAGATATCGGTAGATGCCCTGTTGGACGAGTCGTTCTGGAACTATGCTCTCATCCTGGAACTGAAATATGAAGTCCAGCCCGGTGAGAACATCCCGGCGCCTGTGCGGACCGAAGTGCTGCTTGCCTACAGTGAGTCGCATCTCTACGCGGCATTCAGGGCGTATGATCCTGATCCATCCTCGATCAGGGCTCGGCTATGCGACAGGGATGACATCGGGGGAGAAGACTGGGTAGGGCTTGTATTAGATACCTTCAATGATGAGCGCAGGGCCTTTGATTTTCTGGTAAATCCACTGGGCGTACAGGCTGATATGATCGAATGTTCGGACTGTGGGAGCGATAACTTCGATGCTATCTGGGAATCGTCGGGCCGGATAACTCAATGGGGATATGTCGTGGAGATAGCGATCCCCTTCAGTTCACTTCGATTCCAGAGGACCGATGGAGACCAGGTATGGGGCTTCGATGCTGTTCGAAGTTATCCCAGGTCGGCCAGGCATCACATAGGCCTCTTTGCAAGGGACCGTGGCAACAACTGCTATTTCTGCCAGACTCTGAAGATCAAGGGGTTTGCCGGAGCATCTCCTGGCAGGAACATCGAAATAGCTCCGACCTTTTCGGCACTCTATTCACAGGAGAGGGAGGGGTACACGAGTGGAGATTTTCGCGAAAAGGACAAAAGTTACGATCCGGGACTTACCGCAAGGTGGAGCATGACACCGAACATGGCCCTGCAGGGAACGGTCAATCCCGATTTTTCCCAGGTCGAAGCGGACGCGGCGCAGCTTGATATAAACAGGAATTTCGCCATACATTACCCCGAGAAAAGGCCATTCTTCATGGAGGGGGCCGAACTTTTTTCCACGAGGATGAACGCTGTCTATTCGAGAACGCTTGCCGATCCGGACTGGGGAATCAAGCTTACAGGTAAGGAGGGTGGTAACGCTGTCGGGTTCTACAGCGTCCGCGACGCGAGGACCAATTTTCTCTTTCCCGGAAGCCAGGGGTCCATGTCGTCATCGCTCGATATGGAGAGCTATGGTACGGTACTCAGATACAAGCGTGATATCTTCGAGTCGTCGAATATCGGCCTGCTGGCAACGGACAGGGAGGGGGAAGGTTATTACAATCGGGTGGTCGGAGTCGACGGGCTGATCAAGCTGACGAAGACAGACCAGATCAGGTTCCAGGTGATAGCCAGCGAGACAGACTATCCGGATTCGCTGGCAGCAGAGTTTGGCCAGCAGACAGAACCATTCAGAGGTAGCGGTGCTCTGGCTATCTACGCGCACGAGACAGAAAATCTGGATCTTTTCGGGTATTACTTCGAGAAGGCCAAGGATCTCAGACTGGATTCGGGATTCGAGCCGAAGACCAATATCCGGCATTTCGAAGGGGGCGGTGGATACAAGTGGTATGGTGAATCGGATAACTGGTACACCCTGCTGCATGCCGGGTCCTCATACGAGCTGGAAGAGGAGATAGACGGTTCGAAGATCTTCGAACTCTGGAATATCTACGGGGACTACGCGGGGCCGCTCCAGAGCGAGATAAGTCTCTGGTCGCATGTCTATGCCGATTTTGTCTACCGGGGAGAACACTTCAGCTACAAACACTATCATCTGTTCACAAGTATGAGGCCGACAGGTTCGCTAAGGGTCTATTTCAACCATACCTGGGGAGACATAGTCGATTACGCGAACGCCCGCCAGGCCCGTACACTTCAGCTGGAGCCGGGATTTGAATACAGGTTCGGGCGCCATCTCAATCTGGGCTACGACCATACCTGGGAGCGGTTGAGTGTGCTGAACGGGCAGAGACTATATACGGCGAATGTCGGCAGGTTCAGGCTGAAGTACCAGTTCGACCGCAGGACTTTCCTGCGTATCAACCTTCAGTATGTCAGGTACGACAGAAACACCGGGCTGTATCTGGAGAAGGTCGATTCGAAGGAAGACAACCTCTTCAGCCAGATCCTGTTCTCCTACAAGATCAATCCACAGACAGTCTTCTACCTGGGATATTCTGATAATTACTATGGGTTCACAGGTTCGGGCGCCGATCCTGTGGCTGTCGATCTTACCCAGACCGACAGGACTTTCTTTGTGAAGTTCGGCTACGCCTGGATATTGTAG